Sequence from the Besnoitia besnoiti strain Bb-Ger1 chromosome Unknown contig00014, whole genome shotgun sequence genome:
ccccccctccggcACAGATGCGAGTGATACGGATGCTGGACATCCGCCAAAACAGTTCATGGGTTCAGGGTttagcgccgccgcgtgctcgCCACCAGCGCGAATGTCAAGCTACCTTTGCTGGGATAACAGGAGAACCCACAGAGTCTCTGCTCCGCGCGACACccgagacggcgagcccgcgcgccctgctTCCTTACCCGCATTTGTGAACGTGAACGATGCCGAGAAGCAGCTGGATGAGGTACGACCAAAGGAGGGTCTCAGGGATCCGTGGAGAGGGCGCGTccgtcgcgcagctctcgtcttcgccttgatcgttttcttctgcccgtcgccgtccttcAGTCTCTGCCGAACCGCattctctttctttctccgccgctctcggaGCCCGACGCTGCGCAGGGGAGGCCGCATGAGACGCTCCCcttgcctccgcctctcgcgcgacgcaTGCATTGCTCTCAGCGGATTTCTCCGCGGTGTCTTCGCCAGGCTGCTGCcctggcgtcgctgctgggGCCGGTTCCATATGCGCGTGTTTCCCTTGGTGAACAAAGCTGGCGCATTCGCAGGTTCGTTTTTCGTTGTCGCCGCCTTTGTTTGCGCTTTGAATCGCTTCGTCCACGCGCGCCGTGAGAGGGCCTTCCTCGGCTTCTGTGCTCCGCGGTTGCGTTTCTTCGCCCTTCACTGCACACTTCTTCGGctccgccccctccctcccctccccgtCGTTCTCTGGACTTCTCCCCGCGCGCGAACAGCCTGATTCTTGCGTGAATTCGAGATCCCGTCCCCCGTCCGCGCGCTGGCTCTGCATCCGGCAGAGCCAGGGGTCGCGGAATGCGGAGGCGAATCGAGCCCAGGGCGAACCAGAACTCGGCGAGGCGTGCTCCACTGCAGAAGGGGACGTGTAACGGCTGCGACAGCCCAGATGTAGCTCCTCTAGCGTCCTGCAATTGGCAAAAAAGTCGTACACGAGGACGACCGACTTGTGTAGATCGCCCTGCTCTGGCTTCGCGTCCCCGGCCTCAGTGAGcttggcggcgtcgcccgctccACGGACAGGCCCGTTCTCGTGTGGCTTGAGAGTCGCCCCGCTCGGCGTGCCCATGGCAGGCCTGGAAGGATCCGCACCCTCGTTTgccccttcgccgcggccctcgcggctctgcggctgcCCGGGGACCGCGTCGCTCAAACCCGCCTTCCGCTCGGCTTcttgcggcgcctcctcgggtACCTTCTCGTCCGAGTCTGCCCGCGTGGGAGTCCCTGGAtccggcgcgaggaggacggggCAAGGACCTGGTGCAGACGACTGCGGCAGCGTCTCCGAGGGAGACACGCCCGGCTTCAGCGCCTCAGGCGGCGCGATCGAAGACCAGGAGGGCGAAGCCACGGAAACGTCCAGGCTGCGAAAATCCGGCGTGATGAAGATGGACCGGAGAGGAACTAGGCAGGGGTGCGCGGCCGTGACTGACATCCACCTCTTCGCGGTGCGCTGGACATGGAAAACGAAGACAGGCCACACGGAATCTGTGCCCTCGAAGTCGACGAACGAAAAGCGAAAGTGACTCTGCAGAGGTCGTGCCACGTTTTTCCGCCCTCGATGCACAACCCTGTacgtgtatacatatacacatacatgcaaATGAatgtatagatatatgaAAAGAGTATATGGGGGTGCACGCCCGACCTGCGCCTGTCGacccctccccctctcccccttcCGAGTTGGTTCTCTCACCTGCATGCGGTCAAACGCCTTGAGGTTCTGACTGGCGACCCGGACGAGGACGTAGGCGCCACCGTCCTGCAGTGAGAGCGCCTTGAACGTCCAAATGATGCGATCGtaggcgccgcccgcgcgcttcAAGCTCGGGCCCTtggccttcttctgcgtcgccctggGGTTTTTGCGGGCGTCTTCAAGGCGACTTATTTGCTCAGCCCAGTCATCCAGAAGAAGGAGGTTGCAGAACTTCCCTCCGACGCAGTCCGGGACCTCCGGCGGTGccggcagacgaggagacagcccTGCGTCGTTCTccagcgccgtctgcgctcgcccgtggtcgccggcagcggcgcccagcTGGGCAGGGAGCGGTGGGCGCCGGCCGAAGGCACAGGCGTCCTCGAAGTCCCCTGGTCCCGACAGAAACCGAAGACCGCAGAGCTCCTTCTCGAGCTCTTCGTCGCGTTCCTCCTTGTTTGGCTCGAACGCATTCCCGGcttcctgcgcggcctgGCTCCCCGCGACcccgtcgcgctcggcgaagaAGCTCTCACTCGCCTTCGCAAGGCTTTCAGCAAGAGAAAGGAACTGCGGCTCGCGACTCGCGGCTGgccctgcgccagcggctgaggcgtctgctgccgAGGACGAGACTGCATGCAAAGAACAAGAAAAAGGCGGAAACGAAGACGGCAAGGAAAACGAAGCAGGAAGCGAACCAGGGGCGGAGGAAGGGAGAAAAAGACAAGgcaaggaggaggaagacaaaCAAGAGAGGTTGTTGGTGTGGGCGCAACCCCCGACGCCCGGCTGGGGTGCGGCCGGTACGTCGGTCTGTTCGGGCGCCgagaccgccgcggcagcatcAGCAGATGAAGAGTtacaggaggaggaagacgaagaaaagcagCCGGTGGGATCCAcgagcgcaggcagcgacgcaTCCGACTGGAGGTGTCTCTccgagagaagacgagagagccgCTGAAGTTGGGCTTCGGCCCGAAGGCCGGCAGGGACTGCCGGCGGCACCGGCGACGAGAAGGCTGGGACGGAGGCAGGGAGATCtttgtcgccgccgccggcaggggGCAAAGACGCAAGAGGCGGCACAGACGGAGGACAACTCGCACGCCCGGCTGGATAAAAACTACACCctggaggagaggagagggcgtCCGGcacagagggaggagacagccaAGAGAACGGATCTTCAGCAGCCGTAATATCGGTCGgcaaaaagaaagaaaacggcGTTGCGCGCGGACCAGGATGAGGGAGACAGGAGGGAAACAATGAGAGCTCATGCatcgacgcccgcgaggccaGCAAAGACGGGCGATGCAGGGAGAAAGACGATGCACGGAACAGCGGCGGCACAGCTGTGCTGAGCCCAGAGGGCGACTCGTCCAAAATAGGGGCGACAGAGGGACAGGACATACCCGGAGAAAAATcctgcgacgcgcctgcagcccccTCCTGGGAAGCTCCCTCGTTTTCTGGCTCgctgacgccgccgcgcatccCTCCCGCCGGAGCTGTCCCTGCCGACTCTTCCTCACTTCCTGGGACTGCAGCCGCTTGCGCAtctgcaggcgaggctggggcgagagaaggagacgtgGGCGCCAGTTGCTCTGAGGTCTCCCGCGAATACTGGGCGAGAGAGTCCCCGCTCCGCCCCGTTCCTTCTCCATCCCAACCCGGCAGTCGCAggccctccgctgccgcagtttcaggtgccgcgtctgccggcgctcCCTCAGCGGAGCCAGCTTCTCCGGCCTCGCCGTTGGAGGCCGGCGGAAAGAAGAGCTgagcgacggaggagggcgaaaaCGAGTCACTCAGCCGGTCGTCTCGCGACCCCCCTGATTCTGCATCCTGTGCGCGTCCCGCCAGGAGGAACTGCTGAGtgacgtctccgccgccagcccgCTCGGCGTTCCCGCCCGGAGGCACAGACGTCAacgggcgcggcagaggcgcgacagcggagtgcccgcccgcaggcgcgaacggcgaggcagccggagacagcgaggacacgagcgaagaggaggagacaggaaaCGACGGAGGGCGCTTCTTCACCCCAggagcgagcggcgagcccgcggaggcggccccGAGGTTGAGGCGCACTGGCGACACCAGCGGGTGCATtagcagcggcggcgaggacgacgcagatggaaacgaagaaggcgacggtGAAAACAACAGTGAAGGAGAGCCGCCGCCCAAGCCGTTGGGAAGCGCAGAGGCTCCCACGCCGTTGGTGGTCCCACGCGTCTTTGGCGTGGCACCCGCCGCCTGGCACGAGTTCCCCGGAAGTCGACTCGACACCGGAGGGTATGGCAGAAGAGcggcagaggggggggggaaggcgaagTCGCAGAAGGAAAGGAAGACACTGCGCCTCCAGGATGAACTGCGCTCGTCGGAGATGCACCCGGAAACGCGCTAGGCGCCGGACTACTGTTGGAGCGGTAGCCGTAGgaggagccgctgccgccgccattcttccgcgcgccctcctcacTCGGATTCGAAAGAGACACGTTCACAAAGCCTGCACTCTTCAGCGGGAcagaggggggcggcggcgacacccccgcgtggcggcctagccgcgcagctgccagcgCAGCCGTGGCGGAGGAAGGATAGaaaggaggcgctgccgaagcggagagcggcaACCCACCCCCGCCGAAGgatccccccccctcggccCTGCTGGCCTCACTTCCTTGGCAGCGGTGGCTGCCCGCCCCggggccgccgcctggcgaCGAAGCCCCTCCACCGCCGCACTGGGCTCCATTGAGCGTCACTGGggcggcccgcgccgccagcggtgGCCCTAGAGGGAGCTCAAGAagccccccgccccccgctgGTGCAAATGGAGGGGAgaacggagacaggcgaccTCCCGCGTAattcgaggcgccgccgagggggGAGCTCTCGGCTCGCAGAGAGGATGAGCAGGGACTCCTCGGCAGAGAAGTATAGCGTCCCGAGACGTCCACCTTCGTGCTGGGCTTGCTGAAGTCGGCCGGCGCTGATGCCGCagtggcgctcgcgggcagcGAAGCTgggtcggcggcgctcccTCGGCGGTATCCGCCAAAGGCACCATTCgacccgccgcctcggctgccctcggcgcctccgtcccCGCCTCCGGGCGCAGCGActggcgacgaggcgaggatGGGGAAAGCTGCGCGCTGTGTGGGCGGGATGAAGAGCGGGTGCTGGCTCTGGTGGCGCACCCCCGGGGACTGGGGCCCGCAGGGGTCTCTGTCCCCGGGGCCCGGGAAGAAGgggcgcgaagacggcgtGTGGGCTCCCGGGGCGTCATAGAAGTTGCCGGCGTGcggcgagaaagagacaggTGGAAGTGGCGCAGAGGCGTAAGCCAGCTGCTGAACGGCCAGCGCGTCCCCACTGTCTGGCGTGCAGGGGCtgctcgcgcctccacggTCGAACAGGAGGGGCGCTGGCACAGCATCgaacggcggaggcgcgccagcaaactcgggcgaggcgccgggcggcggATGCCCTTCTTGAGTGTCGGCGGACGGCACGCCAGGAGCAAAGaacggcagcgccgcgtgcggcggcgcacagggcagcggcgcccctccCTGGTCCCCGGGGTATGCGTACGCATCCGCGCAgaacgaagaggcagacgagccTATCGCCTGCAGATCTGCCCagcgtggaggcgaggcggggggaAACGACTCCGCAGACGCCATCCCCCCAcacagcgacgcgccgtcgAGCCCTCCACGCAGACTCTCCGAAGAGGGCACCGAGGAGAGGAAGTCCTCCAGACCCGCCTGCGGATTGGTGATGTAGTACACGCACCCCCCTGCGTGCAGCGCCAGAGAGTACAGGGACACGAGGCAGCAATGAGGCAGCTAAAAACGAAAAGCAGGCACACGACAGGCAGTCTACAAGGAGACAAAcagacgcgcggagcgagCCACTCGCGCCCTGGTGTGCATCAGCGGACAGGACCGATGCCAGGAAAACACGTatatataaaaatatataagtgtgcatgcagagaggTAGGCGCATGTGCCCACCTACGTGTGCCAAAGTACGTCGCCCGCGAGGACGACATTTGGCATGGAGCACACTACCACGCCTGGGAAAGCAGCTCGAACGTGTGCGGCTCGCTGGTTTACATGGCTCGAATCGGCAGCTGAagtcccgcgcgcgcggagcctctGGGCCTACGTGTGTCTCCCACCCGCACGAACTTCCGAGTCGTACCTGTCTCGAAGGGGATGGGCGCGGCAGTTGAGCCACTTGTCCCCGCGCCTCCcacggcgaaggaggccgccgcagacgccggcggcccagcggctggcggcttctcgcgctcggTCATATCCGGGAGAGGCACgctggacgaggcgcggctgcgctggagCGCAGGTGTCATTCAGACTGCCTGCTCCTTCCGCCCCCCTCGCGGCCGCATGCGTGAATGCGTGACTACGTGTGCGCGACTGGGCCCCGGGCGGAGCCCCCGCTCCCGAGGCAACTAACGCCCTCCCGGCGTCGAGGTTGGGCCCCTGAGTCCGGAAGTTTAGGGTCGCGGTTGCCTCAAGCCGTCTTCGGGGTCGCTGTAGGACGCATGCATGCCGCCCATGCGCCACGCATCGAACTTGGATGACTTTCGGGCCTTGCGGAGGTTGCCTGAGTTCAAGAAATCGCCGACGCACAGTTTTACTAGCGGCGAGTACTATCGCATGCTCGTTGACCGCGGAGGAAAAGGGGAGGGGCGTACGCAGCAGTCTCTGCCCACAGGACCCTCTCTACAGCATTCTACGCGCCCTGCGGAGATTGGTTCGAAGAAAATTGAGCAAACGGGTCAGCGAAGAGGAACGGAGACGAACTTGGGGAGAAATATCGCGGACGATGTGCATACACTGTCGCGAACGGTACGGGTCCGACGGGAGACGCGGTGACACCAAGCGGCAGAGCGGAGGTAAAACTGCTTTTTCACAGTTGAAAAGACTGAGCGGTCCCGCGTTCGTCGGCCTTTCAGGGGTTTGACTGCGATGGAGGGCGATGACGACGGGAGAGACGCGTGTAGCAGCAGCGTCGCTTGCAGGTGAGACATCGAAGCATGACAAGGAGAGACTGTGCGCGCAATCCGTATGTGTGAACGCGCGCCTGAcaagggcggcgaggcggataagctgagaagaaaaaaaatcCTACTTCCAGAAGAAATCGAGAGCTCCGAAGCCCGAGTTTCTCGAGGCGCAAGActtggcgcgcgcggaaaacaAAAAGAGAGATAAGCGTGACTCGGGCAGTCCGGCGGTGTCATGTGATGTACTCTTAAGGGGGGCGagccctccctcctctctcagCAGGTGATGAAAACAGAATACGGCAACTCCTACGCCAGGAGAGCCCTTCAAAGGATTTACGGCAATTAGGTGAAGACTGGAGGGAAGAAACAAGCTCCAAAAGCGCATGTTGTCGCGCAAGAACTCAGCACGCCAAGTCCCATCTCAGTCGTTTCACGGCAAAGCAGAGAGCCCCCCCGCTGGCGCAACACATCCTCATAGCTTGCACAGAGCTTTCTGCAAAAATCCGCGGGAGAGCGCTTTCTGACTCCTCGCTGGAGGTCTCCTTTCTCAAATTCCCCGCAAGTCACACTTACGCGACCGTGCTGGTCCGTCGATCTCAGCTTTTGCCGGCGCGTGTCGACGCAGGACCCCTTTCCCCTCAAAATAGACTGTTTTCCGCCGCTCGATCTGGTTTCCAGCAGAGCGTTTGTCGCCTGAACAAACAGTCCAGCCGCTAGGCGATGGTCTCGCGCGGGAAGTGGAGTAACTTCGCAGGCCACGCCGAAGTTTGCTTTGCTTTTCTTTCGACAGTTTGTGCCTCTTTTAGGCTCCGTTCTCCGCCTagcctctctccttcgctgctAAAAAAAAACTCTTCTCGTGTGTCTGTCTTGAAGAACTGATGCACACAGCAGCCggctggcggcagcagcccGGGCCGGTCCTCCCCCCTGGTAAAAAGACGAGCCTTTCAGGATGTGCTGATCATTCTCTGCCTACGTGGAGACCCAGAAATGTCAAGGGAGAAAGGGGCCCGTAGTAATTCGCTGACAGCATTCGCAGAAGGAATAAGCATCGTTTagcgcgcagcgcccgtgCATACAGAGGCACGCCCGCGCCTCAGCAGCACAGGAGGCCAGCCCGAGCTCGTGTGAACCGCCCGCTTTGAGCCTTCATCCCAGATGCGAGGCTCGGATGCCGCGAAACGCTGCCTAGAAGGAAGATTCCCTTCTCGAGAGTGCTCAGAGCTAAACAcagcggggagggggggctaACCCCCTGTAGGGTCGACCCTGCATAGAGTCCATCGCTAGCTCGCCCGAGCCTCGCGCATCCTTCACTGCGGCGAACTCCAGCCCCATGCAGGACGCTCCACTGCGTTTTTCACCGGTTAAGAAGACGTATATAACGGGGTTTACAGAGTGTCAAACTTGGGATAGATCAAGGTCGTTCGCCGTAGCCCCAGTTAATGCGCCGCACGTGGTCTACAAGTTacgcctctctgccttctggGCGTCGCGTGTGATAGTTTGGGTTCTCTGTTTCGTCCGAAGTGCAGTTTGTGAAGGCCGATGCGCACGCCGGCTGCCAGCTCTGTTGGCGCTCTAGAGGTGTCAGTCGGCGCCCAGCCCCGCAGACGTGCTCATGAGACTTCATTCAAAAACTCATCCGCGCCGCTGTACGATATAGACCAGCGAGGGTGTACCgggcacgcgcatgcatacaaAGACAAAAGCGCTGGAAATTCAGAAAACAGGAGTAGGCGTTGAAGTGTCGTTAGGCTTCTGGCGAGAGGGAACCTGAGCTATAGGAGATACCTCGTACTTGTCGGTGATCTCTACACTCAAAAATGGATATCCTATCCCCTCCCAACTCATCACGGCGCACTCGACGTCTTGCCGACGGTCTATATGCCTGCTCGCAGatgccgctgtcgctgccaGCGAACTGCTGACCGAGGACGAAACTGCGATATGCGAAGCAGACTCCCCCGTGGACGGCCCCATACTTTTCAACAAGGGTCGAGATGCCCCCAGGCAGCGCCACGCGAGATACAAACACGCACATGTGCAGATGCCTCTGTAACTGTTTGTTCTACGCGGTGGATACGCAGTATATGCTTCTCTTTCAACGCGTGAACGTGCCGCAGAGGCCCAACAGTTCGTCTCCTGGTGTCGCCTCGCACTTcagtctccctctgcgtccttcGTGTTAATGCGAAGCCTGAACACCCAACTGCTCAGTTTAAGTCCACGAAAAACTTCATTCCCTTCAAGTCGTCGGGCACAATGATGATGTTTGAGGGCAGCTGCCCCcccggcagcgcaggcgagtgAACCTCCGCCACGTACGTcggccctccgccgccttcttcgccgagaGGGGCTGGGACTTCCTGGAGATCATACAGGAAAATGACAGTTTGTCTTTGTGGAGACAGTGAACGGGCCAATAGATATGGGAATACGAATGAAAAAGAACGACGCAagacagcagcgcagcgaaACGGCCAGATAGGTAGCTACATACATCAGTGCATGCAAGTCGAGATCCCCAGAGACAGCCGAAGACCGCTCGAGAAAAAGCAGCATACAGCTAGACTCCATTGTGTGTAGGATGCACTCGGAGATACCTGCTCCTACGCCCGTACCTCGACTTTGAAAATGTGAATCAGACAGGCAACGTTGGCGAATTTGACGAAGGCCGGATCTCGCGTCGcggggacggcgacgagggcgttGGCTAGCGCGAGGGGGTTCCCCGTCCACGGCGAGACTGTGATCGGTGACTGCTTTTGAGACCGCACGTAGTCTGCACGGACGCAGGGCCAAGTCGCGAGAAGAGCGTGAACAAAAGAGACACAGACATCGGGCTCCAGAGTCCCACTCCTACATAGGTAGAAATGTAGGAGTAGGAGGTGTCCATATATGCGCCAATAGACAGCTGTCCAAATATGCGTATGCACTCTGCTgagaggaagcaggcggAAACAAGCGAGTCAGAGCCAGAGAGGCCGCCCGGAAGGGCACGCAGTTGCGCTGGCCTTTTCGGTagacgagccgcgccgcctcacccGCAgggagagcagagagaggcgccaaGTTGACGGCCTCGAACTGGACGAGGTTGCAGTCTGAGAGCCTcaggcgcagcgtctgcggccgcaggcgcttgccgccctcgagccCCAGGAAGTAACTCAAaacgcgcgctcggcgcagcTGTCTCAGGCGAGCGTTATCCACCTGCAtcgcgaagcagacagacgAAAGCCCCGTGGGCAAGTTCTTGACCGGCCTCCGCTAGGGGGGCAGAGtgggcgagcgcagcggcgccgccaccctCCACGGCGTTTACCGGCGGACCAGGGGTCGCCCCAGCGCGCGGGACGGAATCAGGCGCGACTGCTACAACCCTGAGCCCGTTCTGAAGGCTTGAAGGCACCACAGCTGcgccggagacaggcgaTCTACGGTACGCgaagcctcgcggcgcgcgatgGAGCGCGGCCGAATGCCCTAATGCTGTGGCTGGCCCGATGACGAAAAAACAGGCGCACGActcggcgcagaagaagagaggcggagcgaCAGCTTCACGGAGACTGGTGaaacgaaggagaggagaaggcggcctCCCTGGGAGAAGCTACAAGGCGAGCTGGAAGGCCCGCGGCCGAGCGAGCAGCTTACCGTGACAGCGCCTTCCATTTTCTTTACACCAATAACTTCCACGCCCTGACTCTGGAATAGCGCGTATTCCTCttcatcgtcgtcgtcatGCGGGTTCGCTtcagtcggcggcgccggataGAGTCCGTCGACTGGCGCAGAGTCCGTCCCTTCCGCGCTCTtggtcggcgccgcctcgtcacCCGGGGCgggctcgccttcgtctcccgccacctctgcgtcttctccgtctttctgcgcggagccgcggggCCGGAGCCGGCGACTACTGAGTGCGGCGTTCTCAGAAGCGAGCTCCTCGTATTTGTAAAAGTCCTGcaacgcgcgaagaagactggGGTTGTCGACGACGAGAATGAGGTCGACGTTGAAGATGTCCACGAGGCGCGTCACGAGCGAGAGATTCGTCTGCGGGGGCGCGTTGATGAGCATCCCCGAGGCCGCCAAGAGCCGCTGAAtgtcgccttccttctcctcctcctccttgaCAATGCCCTTTTTCTGGCGCAGGTTATCCACGAAGGCCGTGTAGACGCCGCAACTGAGGCACTCGCACAGCCACTCAAACAGATCCGCTGTccctgcgccggcctccgcgccgccgcggacgcccgcCCTGGTGTTGGTCATGCCGTCTTGCTCCGCATCGAAGAAGCCAGAAGCGTCGCCAAACATTGAGTAGTTGTTGCCGGCGCTCGGCATCCCGCCGACCCCGCCCGCGtaggacgacgaggcgccgtcAGAAGAGGCCGAGGGCGGCTCGGTCCGCCCGTAAAAGTAGACCAGTGGAAAGTCAGGCTCCGCCGCAAAGTCGAGCGACTCCAACACAACTGCCCCCAGGCACCCTGGCGGCAGTTGCAACTGCGGCTTGTCCGTGCTCCCTCTGAAAACACCCGAGATGAAACAGAGGAGGCAGAACGACAGCGACCAATaaaaagcagagagacaaATTCAAGTCTAAGACAAGGCGCACACGTCGAGACAAAACACAGGAGACATGCATAAGGTGGCAGTGAGAGAGACCCGAACGGGGCCAAACTGCCCAGCAACAAAATTCGCAGACACAACGTAAAGCAGTGAGAGGCCTAAAAAACGACAAAGAACTGAACTCCTCGCGAGGTGAGGCAACACGGAACCGCAGACAGGTCCCAACCTCGTCCGTCCAAGAGACACAGCAGCCCAGTCGCAACCGCAACCTGCCTCACGCCTTTTGCCTTTGGGGTTTCCATGACCTGTTTttccctctcttctttttgtGAGTCATCTTCAGCTCTTTTTCTCCTGGCACGTACCGAGGATCGAGCTCGACGTACACAGGCGTCCATCCGCCGCGGATTCCGTAGTTCGCCAGCACAGAGCAGATGGAGCTTttcccgctgcagctgctgcccaCCACGAGGACCTACATAAAAACAAACAAACTTGCCTTGACAGTTGAGCTAGAAGCTCGatgagaaggaggcgacacACGGACGTCAAACGGAACAGACGGGCGCGAGAAGGGTCAGACTGGCGCCAAACGGGACAGACGGGCGCCACAAGGAACAGACAGAGACAAGGAGACGCGGTTCTGACTCACGTGCATCCCTATCCCTCCTCTCTTGCTAGCGGACGCCACAAGCACGTTCTATACGAGCCAAGCCGCGAAGACATAGCACTGCTGAATCGCCCGTCTCATGCTTGCCTACaccccccctctctctcttctgccgtcgcgcattcgtctccttctcctcgctgtctcggCCGTCGAGTCCTCCTCCACGCGCTTTTCCGTCATCTCTCCTTCAGCGCAGtgtctctccctgcgtcccgcgttcgctctctcgtgccctgtctctccgcagccgtacctgcctcctcctgctcTTCCGCGTGCGTGCAGATCTCTCCGCCCCTAACTCAGCCCCTCTTGCTTTACTCCGCGTCTCACCTACGCCGGTTGCTTCTCGCTTCTGACTTACTCGGGGCCCCacttcgcggcggagggcggcgattTGCCGGCGCGCGTCAAGTATGGACGAGAGCGCGAGGTAGTCCTTCATCGCCGCGTTCGGCGCTGTGTACTCCTGAGCGAAAAACGCCATCCGCGACGGTGGCGCGCGTGCCAAACACCCCGATGGCCAATCCCCCCCCCTttaccccccccccccccccaccctccCCGCTTCGGGAGCGGAGACGTACGCAGTCGCATGCGTGGACAGAAGCGGAATTCCCAgttctctgccgcgcgctgtggggcctgtctctctgcggaggGATGCGTACCTGCTGGACGCGGCCTCGCAACTGCAGAGTGCATCCTCCCcaggagaagacggcgaggcagctgccCGGTTGCAGCGCGTAGTCCACGTCAGGCAGCAGCTCCGAGCCGAAAATCTCCGCGGTGCCAGGCAGCGACCCGCGCAAGCAGTGCGGGTCCTCTTGCTCTTCGCGGTTCCTCTGGCGACGCGACCCGTGACCCCCGTCTGACGGGAGGACCTGAGGCGCCCAGGAAGTCGGCAGCCCGCACAGAGACACAGCGGAGAGGGGCGTGACGAGACAGgaagcaggccgccgcgccgctacATTCTCAGGCTTGGATGCGTATGTTATGCGTCAATGTATGTAAACGTATGAGGCATCCCTAGACTAGTCGAGGCAAGCCCTGCACGGAGCCCCGAGTTTGGCATCGCGACGATATACGACGCAAACAGATACAGACCCCTCGCATCTGGATTTCGCTGGGTGCGTGGACTACCTTGAGAATCGTGACTGGCGCAC
This genomic interval carries:
- a CDS encoding polynucleotide 5'-hydroxyl-kinase (encoded by transcript BESB_026060); the protein is MQGSQPRSSRPNSVAAAGSVGAARRAASSSRHRADDRNPSAFDASRTSRPLSASHSPPRAGAAAGGAFAEGGERKPARSNDRSQSRGPLTHKATSLSFAPSAVALAGDARGRARSAAVRLCSLAPMTELRLVLDDVKEAEIGGGAAEALGSRASAPVTILKVLPSDGGHGSRRQRNREEQEDPHCLRGSLPGTAEIFGSELLPDVDYALQPGSCLAVFSWGGCTLQLRGRVQQEYTAPNAAMKDYLALSSILDARRQIAALRREVGPRVLVVGSSCSGKSSICSVLANYGIRGGWTPVYVELDPRGSTDKPQLQLPPGCLGAVVLESLDFAAEPDFPLVYFYGRTEPPSASSDGASSSYAGGVGGMPSAGNNYSMFGDASGFFDAEQDGMTNTRAGVRGGAEAGAGTADLFEWLCECLSCGVYTAFVDNLRQKKGIVKEEEEKEGDIQRLLAASGMLINAPPQTNLSLVTRLVDIFNVDLILVVDNPSLLRALQDFYKYEELASENAALSSRRLRPRGSAQKDGEDAEVAGDEGEPAPGDEAAPTKSAEGTDSAPVDGLYPAPPTEANPHDDDDEEEYALFQSQGVEVIGVKKMEGAVTVDNARLRQLRRARVLSYFLGLEGGKRLRPQTLRLRLSDCNLVQFEAVNLAPLSALPADYVRSQKQSPITVSPWTGNPLALANALVAVPATRDPAFVKFANVACLIHIFKVEEVPAPLGEEGGGGPTYVAEVHSPALPGGQLPSNIIIVPDDLKGMKFFVDLN